TACAATTGACGAGTCCTCTTGGAGTTCCATTATAGCCAGTAGCAACtattctcttttctttgacaATGACACAGCCGACTCTTCGTTTCATACAATTACTTCGTAGAGCAGCCAAGTCAGCCAATTGCATGAAGTAAGCGTCCCAAGAAGGCCGTAATCTCGTTGGATCAGTCAGGTTCAATTTGCCAATATTAACGTATAACTCAGTGATGCTGTCAGTATTATTGACAATGACGACTTGAGCTTTACTGTGTAGTTGGGCTCCACTAGCAGGGCCATACAGGTACTTGTCTCCAGCAGCTATAAATTCCTGGAAAGTCAACACATGATGATAACCaggttttgttttttcttgataccGTTCCCATCTCAGAAGAGCAGGAGCATCGACTGCTACATGGAGGAAGAAGGGTCTTTTACACAGATCATTAAATGACTTCAGATCAGAGATCTCCACTACGTAGTTGTTTGACCAGTTTACAGTAGCGAATTCCAGTAGAAGGTCCATCGACTGAAACTGTTCAAGAGCACCATCAGCCCGTTTTTGAGTTTCTTGTTGGGTATCAGATTCAGGGGGAGTTGGCAAATCCGAGCTGTACAGAGTTTTAACTGGAGCAGGACGTTCTAGAGACCATTTATCGACGCCATTAG
The Sugiyamaella lignohabitans strain CBS 10342 chromosome A, complete sequence genome window above contains:
- the DCD1 gene encoding Dcd1p (Deoxycytidine monophosphate (dCMP) deaminase; involved in dUMP and dTMP biosynthesis; expression is NOT cell cycle regulated; GO_component: GO:0005737 - cytoplasm [Evidence IDA] [PMID 14562095]; GO_function: GO:0003824 - catalytic activity [Evidence IEA,IEA]; GO_function: GO:0004132 - dCMP deaminase activity [Evidence IEA]; GO_function: GO:0004132 - dCMP deaminase activity [Evidence IMP] [PMID 3023902]; GO_function: GO:0016787 - hydrolase activity [Evidence IEA,IEA]; GO_function: GO:0046872 - metal ion binding [Evidence IEA]; GO_function: GO:0008270 - zinc ion binding [Evidence IEA]; GO_process: GO:0006231 - dTMP biosynthetic process [Evidence IMP] [PMID 6373725]; GO_process: GO:0006226 - dUMP biosynthetic process [Evidence IMP] [PMID 6373725]; GO_process: GO:0008152 - metabolic process [Evidence IEA]; GO_process: GO:0009165 - nucleotide biosynthetic process [Evidence IEA]) — its product is MLIGVSGNISSGKKTVRKYLQLMGFAYLTVSDSYSDLTNGVDKWSLERPAPVKTLYSSDLPTPPESDTQQETQKRADGALEQFQSMDLLLEFATVNWSNNYVVEISDLKSFNDLCKRPFFLHVAVDAPALLRWERYQEKTKPGYHHVLTFQEFIAAGDKYLYGPASGAQLHSKAQVVIVNNTDSITELYVNIGKLNLTDPTRLRPSWDAYFMQLADLAALRSNCMKRRVGCVIVKEKRIVATGYNGTPRGLVNCNEGGCKRCNQALGSGAGLSTCLCLHAEENAILEAGRDRLGLEAIIYCNTCPCLTCSIKIVQSGIREVVYSQSYSMDSESAKVLEAGGILLRQYTPPKHGIVMS